Proteins encoded by one window of Misgurnus anguillicaudatus chromosome 4, ASM2758022v2, whole genome shotgun sequence:
- the tex47 gene encoding testis-expressed protein 47 isoform X3 — MEKDVQSSSKDVSGEDETGTSLFHQRLAHRNQQRSDDEMKFLLHRLYVVGCLPSGLTDRRTVVAHYERFIFRQQRLRPGEVLTGLLLIYPEHVLHIIECSTEVLLSVIQDLTHMQKNPDSAVILKSRVVLVSHDILSRLFQQWSFTLFKEFDSRVTINSEEQNSEELVIQTLHQLLQLGSHLLNTGDDITECKEISEEVLKESQLIPPLSAVRHLLQMEVLLSPVQYLNTYHSSLHHQLDSGHVFGSLQPNTV, encoded by the exons ATGGAGAAAGACGTTCAGAGCTCCAGTAAAGATGTTTCTGGAGAAGATGAGACTGGGACCAGTTTGTTTCACCAGCGGCTTGCACACAGGAATCAACAGCGGTCAGATGATGAGATG aagTTTCTGTTACACAGGCTTTATGTGGTCGGTTGTCTTCCCTCTGGACTCACAGACAGACGGACTGTAGTAG CTCACTATGAGAGATTCATCTTCAGGCAGCAGCGACTCAGACCAGGTGAAGTTCTCACAGGACTTCTGTTGATTTATCCTGAACATGTTTTGCACATCATCGAG TGTTCAACTGAAGTTCTGCTGTCTGTCATTCAAGACCTGACACACATGCAGAAAAACCCAGACAG TGCTGTGATCCTGAAGTCCAGAGTTGTGCTGGTATCTCATGACATCTTGAGCAGACTCTTCCAGCAGTGGAGCTTCACGCTGTTTAAAGAGTTTGACAGCAGAGTCACGATAAACTCAGAGGAGCAGAACTCGGAAGAACTCGTGATCCAAACACTTCATCAACTCCTACAGCTCGGCTCACACCTCCTCAATACAGGAGATGATATCACG GAATGTAAAGAGATTTCAGAGGAGGTGCTGAAGGAGTCACAGCTGATTCCTCCACTGTCTGCAGTGCGTCATCTTCTCCAGATGGAGGTGCTGTTGAGCCCGGTGCAGTATCTAAATACATATCACTCATCACTACACCATCAGCTGGACTCTG GTCATGTATTTGGGAGTCTTCAACCAAACACAGTATAG
- the tex47 gene encoding testis-expressed protein 47 isoform X2, protein MRPQQDASFRLRNRPIHPLSTLMLLSNQHTQEVATLTMASRSVDQFNSLLLDDRVSLFTRRLMANHTSVRKKFLLHRLYVVGCLPSGLTDRRTVVAHYERFIFRQQRLRPGEVLTGLLLIYPEHVLHIIECSTEVLLSVIQDLTHMQKNPDRLFQQWSFTLFKEFDSRVTINSEEQNSEELVIQTLHQLLQLGSHLLNTGDDITECKEISEEVLKESQLIPPLSAVRHLLQMEVLLSPVQYLNTYHSSLHHQLDSGHVFGSLQPNTV, encoded by the exons ATGCGACCTCAGCAGGATGCatccttccgattgagaaaccgCCCCATTCACCCCCTCTCCACACTGATGTTGCTTAGCAACCAACACACACAGGAAGTAGCTACATTAACGATGGCTTCTCGATCAGTGGACCAGTTTAACAGCTTATTATTGGATGACAGAGTTTCTCTGTTCACCCGACGACTCATGGCGAACCACACGAGTGTCAGAAAG aagTTTCTGTTACACAGGCTTTATGTGGTCGGTTGTCTTCCCTCTGGACTCACAGACAGACGGACTGTAGTAG CTCACTATGAGAGATTCATCTTCAGGCAGCAGCGACTCAGACCAGGTGAAGTTCTCACAGGACTTCTGTTGATTTATCCTGAACATGTTTTGCACATCATCGAG TGTTCAACTGAAGTTCTGCTGTCTGTCATTCAAGACCTGACACACATGCAGAAAAACCCAGACAG ACTCTTCCAGCAGTGGAGCTTCACGCTGTTTAAAGAGTTTGACAGCAGAGTCACGATAAACTCAGAGGAGCAGAACTCGGAAGAACTCGTGATCCAAACACTTCATCAACTCCTACAGCTCGGCTCACACCTCCTCAATACAGGAGATGATATCACG GAATGTAAAGAGATTTCAGAGGAGGTGCTGAAGGAGTCACAGCTGATTCCTCCACTGTCTGCAGTGCGTCATCTTCTCCAGATGGAGGTGCTGTTGAGCCCGGTGCAGTATCTAAATACATATCACTCATCACTACACCATCAGCTGGACTCTG GTCATGTATTTGGGAGTCTTCAACCAAACACAGTATAG
- the cyp4f3 gene encoding cytochrome P450 4F3 codes for MALGLIGVLALSGAVLMCALAAFLSFKRRALRCFNQPPQRNWLLGHMGLMGHNEEGLQAVDELIKRYVHSCAWYLGPFYTMVRLFHPDYVKSLLTASASITFKDRIFYGFMKPWLGQSLLLQNGQEWLRHRRLLTSAFHFDILKKYVHVFNQSTNKLHDKWRHLLAAGQNDIDMFEHMSSMTLDSLLKCIFSCDSQCSGKPSEYITAILELSMLVVKRQHYLPYHWDWLYWRSEQGRSFRRACDIVHGFTANIVRERRLQLDQQGHGKSHSENLEYTGEYKKKDTDFIDLLLLSKDENGDGLTNEEIQAHADMFMFAGHDTTASALSWIFYNLAMNQEYQERCRAEVTSLLQDRDTDDITWDDLSQLKFTTMCIKESLRLHPPVLALTRYFSQDMKMPEDRLIPQGCLCLISIYGIHHNPVVWSNPEVFDPMRFDLQKPKERSPHAFIPFSAGPRNCIGQNFAMSEMKVVVAKTLIRFSILPGPKPVRRLYRLVMRAEGGLILHFKPLSQDQ; via the exons ATGGCTTTGGGTCTGATCGGTGTCCTCGCGCTCTCCGGTGCGGTGCTTATGTGCGCGCTCGCGGCGTTTCTTTCTTTCAAAAGACGCGCTTTGCGATGCTTCAATCAGCCGCCGCAGAGAAACTGGTTATTGGGACACATGGGATTGATG GGTCATAATGAAGAAGGACTGCAGGCCGTTGATGAATTAATCAAGCGTTATGTCCATTCTTGTGCGTGGTATCTGGGTCCTTTCTACACTATGGTTCGTCTTTTCCACCCAGACTATGTGAAATCTCTTTTGACAGCCTCGG CTTCCATTACATTCAAAGACAGGATCTTTTATGGCTTCATGAAGCCCTGGCTGG GTCAGTCGCTTCTGCTCCAGAACGGTCAGGAGTGGTTGCGCCATCGCCGACTTCTGACTTCAGCTTTTCATTTCGACATCCTTAAAAAATATGTGCATGTATTCAACCAATCCACAAACAAATTGCAC GATAaatggcgacacctgctggccgCTGGACAGAACGACATTGACATGTTTGAGCACATGAGCTCAATGACTCTGGACAGTTTGCTGAAATGCATCTTCAGCTGTGACAGTCAGTGTTCAGG aAAGCCCAGTGAATACATCACAGCTATTTTAGAGCTCTCCATGCTGGTGGTTAAGAGGCAACATTATCTTCCTTACCACTGGGACTGGCTATACTGGCGCTCCGAACAGGGACGGTCTTTCCGCAGGGCTTGTGACATCGTACACGGCTTCACTGCTAATATTGTGAGAGAACGACGACTCCAACTTGACCAGCAGGGACACGGAAAGAGCCACTCGGAAAACCTGGAATACACCGGAGAGTACAAGAAAAAAGACACAGATTTTATAGACTTACTGCTGTTGTCAAAG GATGAGAACGGTGATGGACTCACAAATGAAGAGATTCAGGCACACGCTGATATGTTCATGTTTGCAG GTCACGACACCACAGCCAGTGCGCTCTCCTGGATCTTCTACAACCTGGCCATGAATCAGGAGTATCAGGAACGCTGTCGTGCTGAAGTCACATCGCTGCTGCAGGACAGAGACACAGATGACATCACCTG GGATGACCTCAGTCAGCTTAAATTCACCACCATGTGCATTAAGGAGAGTTTAAGGCTTCACCCACCTGTTCTGGCACTGACCCGATACTTTTCACAGGACATGAAGATGCCAGAAGACCGCCTCATTCCGCAGG GATGTCTGTGCTTGATAAGTATTTATGGTATTCATCATAACCCTGTTGTCTGGAGCAATCCTGAG GTGTTTGACCCGATGCGCTTTGATCTACAGAAGCCAAAGGAAAGATCACCTCATGCTTTTATACCATTCTCTGCAGGACCCAG GAACTGCATCGGTCAGAACTTTGCTATGTCAGAAATGAAGGTGGTGGTCGCTAAGACTCTGATAAGGTTCAGTATTCTGCCCGGACCCAAACCGGTTCGGCGTCTCTATAGACTGGTGATGAGAGCAGAAGGAGGActgattttacatttcaaacCTCTGTCCCAGGATCAGTAA
- the tex47 gene encoding testis-expressed protein 47 isoform X1 — MRPQQDASFRLRNRPIHPLSTLMLLSNQHTQEVATLTMASRSVDQFNSLLLDDRVSLFTRRLMANHTSVRKKFLLHRLYVVGCLPSGLTDRRTVVAHYERFIFRQQRLRPGEVLTGLLLIYPEHVLHIIECSTEVLLSVIQDLTHMQKNPDSAVILKSRVVLVSHDILSRLFQQWSFTLFKEFDSRVTINSEEQNSEELVIQTLHQLLQLGSHLLNTGDDITECKEISEEVLKESQLIPPLSAVRHLLQMEVLLSPVQYLNTYHSSLHHQLDSGHVFGSLQPNTV; from the exons ATGCGACCTCAGCAGGATGCatccttccgattgagaaaccgCCCCATTCACCCCCTCTCCACACTGATGTTGCTTAGCAACCAACACACACAGGAAGTAGCTACATTAACGATGGCTTCTCGATCAGTGGACCAGTTTAACAGCTTATTATTGGATGACAGAGTTTCTCTGTTCACCCGACGACTCATGGCGAACCACACGAGTGTCAGAAAG aagTTTCTGTTACACAGGCTTTATGTGGTCGGTTGTCTTCCCTCTGGACTCACAGACAGACGGACTGTAGTAG CTCACTATGAGAGATTCATCTTCAGGCAGCAGCGACTCAGACCAGGTGAAGTTCTCACAGGACTTCTGTTGATTTATCCTGAACATGTTTTGCACATCATCGAG TGTTCAACTGAAGTTCTGCTGTCTGTCATTCAAGACCTGACACACATGCAGAAAAACCCAGACAG TGCTGTGATCCTGAAGTCCAGAGTTGTGCTGGTATCTCATGACATCTTGAGCAGACTCTTCCAGCAGTGGAGCTTCACGCTGTTTAAAGAGTTTGACAGCAGAGTCACGATAAACTCAGAGGAGCAGAACTCGGAAGAACTCGTGATCCAAACACTTCATCAACTCCTACAGCTCGGCTCACACCTCCTCAATACAGGAGATGATATCACG GAATGTAAAGAGATTTCAGAGGAGGTGCTGAAGGAGTCACAGCTGATTCCTCCACTGTCTGCAGTGCGTCATCTTCTCCAGATGGAGGTGCTGTTGAGCCCGGTGCAGTATCTAAATACATATCACTCATCACTACACCATCAGCTGGACTCTG GTCATGTATTTGGGAGTCTTCAACCAAACACAGTATAG